The Prevotella sp. E9-3 genome has a window encoding:
- a CDS encoding Rpn family recombination-promoting nuclease/putative transposase: MSKYVRFDWAMKRLLRNKANYVVLEGLITTLLGRSIHIKKLLESEGYKENEDSKANRVDLLAEDDHGHLYLMEVQNESEVAYFQRMLFGASKLVTEYINSGEGYENVSKVYSINIVYFNLGQGKDIVYHGKTEFRGLHDADDVLQLSPFQRQKFNVDAVSDLYPEYYVLKANDFDRWSRVPLEQWIYFLSTGDIPDDADAPGLAEARQKMQIASMTPEELTAYRRHLDNAVILRDNIETAKGEGRAEGRAEGRAEGRAEERVVMARNMKTDNMPVELIAKYTGLTHEEIASL, translated from the coding sequence ATGAGTAAATATGTAAGATTCGACTGGGCCATGAAGCGGCTGCTCCGCAACAAGGCCAACTATGTGGTGCTGGAAGGGCTTATTACCACCCTTCTGGGCCGGTCAATCCATATCAAGAAACTTTTGGAGAGCGAGGGCTACAAGGAGAACGAGGACTCGAAGGCCAACCGTGTAGATTTGCTGGCTGAGGACGACCACGGACATCTCTATCTCATGGAGGTGCAGAACGAGTCAGAGGTGGCCTACTTCCAGCGCATGCTCTTCGGAGCATCCAAGCTGGTGACGGAGTATATCAACAGCGGCGAGGGCTACGAGAATGTTTCTAAGGTTTACAGCATCAATATCGTCTATTTCAACCTGGGTCAGGGCAAGGACATCGTTTACCACGGCAAGACTGAGTTCCGTGGTCTTCACGATGCGGACGATGTGCTGCAGCTTTCGCCTTTCCAGCGCCAGAAGTTCAATGTCGATGCCGTGAGCGACCTCTATCCGGAGTACTATGTTTTGAAGGCCAACGACTTCGACCGCTGGTCGCGCGTGCCCTTGGAACAATGGATTTATTTTCTCTCTACGGGCGACATTCCTGACGATGCTGATGCTCCAGGACTGGCTGAGGCACGCCAGAAGATGCAGATAGCCAGCATGACGCCTGAAGAGCTGACAGCCTACCGCCGTCACTTGGATAATGCCGTCATTCTGCGCGACAATATTGAGACAGCAAAAGGAGAAGGTCGTGCTGAGGGTCGTGCTGAGGGTCGTGCTGAGGGTCGTGCTGAAGAGCGCGTTGTAATGGCTCGTAATATGAAGACTGACAACATGCCGGTGGAGTTGATTGCCAAGTACACTGGACTTACTCATGAGGAAATAGCCTCGCTGTAG
- the lepB gene encoding signal peptidase I, producing the protein MRSLLKFILSLAVAFLLMLAFRALVFTIYSVDGEGLEPDFINGDRVMVNRWSYGLRTGGNRLFSYGRLCRQPMQRGDIVAYDDPTDSLNRRVLFGRLSALPGDTVRYEGNLELVPGLVNCADADYYWIQSLNEENQMDSRLFGFISEKSIIGRAFLIVYSHPSDSSVLRGFRNDRFLLLK; encoded by the coding sequence ATGCGTAGTCTACTAAAATTCATCCTTTCGCTGGCCGTTGCCTTCCTACTGATGTTGGCATTCCGAGCCTTGGTTTTCACCATCTATTCTGTAGATGGCGAAGGCTTAGAGCCCGATTTTATCAATGGCGACAGGGTGATGGTGAACCGATGGAGCTATGGTCTGCGCACAGGAGGAAACCGGTTGTTCAGCTATGGTCGCCTGTGCCGACAACCCATGCAGCGAGGCGACATCGTGGCCTACGATGACCCCACCGACAGTCTGAACCGGCGTGTACTCTTCGGCAGGTTGAGCGCCCTACCGGGCGATACTGTCCGCTATGAGGGCAATCTCGAACTGGTTCCCGGATTGGTGAACTGCGCCGATGCCGACTACTACTGGATTCAGTCGCTCAACGAAGAGAACCAGATGGACTCCCGCCTGTTTGGATTCATCAGTGAAAAGTCTATCATAGGACGTGCTTTCCTCATTGTCTATTCACACCCGTCAGACAGTTCAGTATTGCGAGGGTTCCGCAACGACCGTTTCCTGTTGCTAAAATAA
- a CDS encoding WbqC family protein, translating into MKAILSSTYFGPVQWYQKLNRYDEVLIEHCDSYQKQTYRNRCLIATTNGVQALTVPVSVENLELRAERYDYLQSKIRVSDHGNWRHQHWQAITSAYGDSPFFQYYEDDLRPFFTEKWEFLYDFNEAIRQKMCELIDIQPNVALTSEYVSPSALSEQDGIVDFRDTINPKHPGPDSEFNARTYYQVYALKHGFLPNLSILDLLCNMGPESVFLL; encoded by the coding sequence ATGAAAGCAATCCTTTCCTCTACATATTTCGGACCCGTACAGTGGTATCAGAAGCTGAACCGCTACGACGAAGTGCTGATTGAGCATTGCGACAGCTATCAGAAGCAGACCTATCGCAACCGTTGTCTGATAGCTACCACCAACGGCGTGCAGGCGCTTACCGTTCCTGTTTCAGTTGAGAACTTAGAACTGAGAGCTGAGAGGTATGATTACCTCCAGAGCAAAATACGTGTTTCCGATCACGGCAACTGGCGCCACCAGCACTGGCAGGCCATCACCTCGGCCTATGGCGACTCACCCTTCTTTCAGTATTATGAGGACGACCTGCGCCCCTTCTTCACGGAGAAATGGGAGTTTCTCTACGATTTCAACGAGGCCATCCGACAAAAAATGTGCGAACTGATAGACATCCAACCGAACGTGGCCCTAACATCTGAATACGTTTCACCCTCGGCACTGTCTGAACAAGACGGGATTGTTGATTTCCGCGATACTATTAATCCGAAGCATCCTGGACCCGACAGCGAGTTCAACGCGCGTACATATTATCAAGTATATGCGCTCAAGCACGGTTTCCTGCCCAACCTCAGCATCCTCGATTTGCTGTGCAATATGGGGCCGGAAAGCGTTTTTTTGCTTTAG
- a CDS encoding DUF3990 domain-containing protein: MKLYHGTNIDFLAIDLNQSQRGKDFGRGFYLSESETQAEEMAKFKVQLIGGECIVQNYEFDEAHLNDGTLRFLRFDGYTKDWATFILANRQNKSEVNIHNYDVVYGPIANDKVGAQIRNVIEQNINMDTFLERLKYMKGITFQYFFGSEKAIQMLRRL; the protein is encoded by the coding sequence ATGAAACTTTATCATGGAACAAATATAGATTTCTTGGCGATTGACTTAAACCAATCCCAGCGAGGCAAGGACTTTGGTCGTGGATTCTACCTATCAGAGTCAGAGACACAAGCAGAGGAGATGGCCAAGTTCAAGGTACAATTGATCGGTGGAGAGTGTATCGTTCAAAACTATGAGTTCGACGAGGCCCACTTGAATGACGGGACATTGCGTTTTTTGCGTTTCGATGGTTATACGAAAGATTGGGCCACGTTCATCCTTGCCAACCGCCAGAATAAGAGTGAGGTAAACATTCATAACTACGATGTTGTCTATGGTCCAATAGCAAATGACAAGGTAGGTGCACAAATCCGTAATGTCATTGAGCAGAACATCAATATGGACACCTTTCTCGAGCGCTTGAAATACATGAAGGGCATCACTTTTCAATATTTCTTCGGAAGCGAGAAAGCCATTCAAATGCTGAGGCGCCTATGA
- a CDS encoding N-acetylmuramoyl-L-alanine amidase — MKQTMRRIDRIIVHCTATPEGRHVTVKDVDSWHRDRGWANGIGYHYLIYLDGSIFFLRVYLLLLNRQQRS, encoded by the coding sequence ATGAAACAGACAATGAGACGCATTGACAGAATTATCGTTCATTGTACGGCCACGCCTGAGGGCAGGCATGTGACCGTCAAAGACGTGGATAGCTGGCACCGTGACAGAGGCTGGGCCAACGGTATCGGCTACCATTATCTGATTTACCTTGACGGCAGCATCTTTTTTTTACGTGTTTATCTGTTGCTTCTTAACAGACAGCAAAGAAGTTAG
- a CDS encoding leucine-rich repeat domain-containing protein → MKRILILWLLLPVVTIKADVRIGKFECALHESTRTATIKGATKDVALGGILTIPEYVTYEEKNYLVTRIEDNAFYSSKFDPAIEWINFPPTIEEVGTAAFRDNKELWSMSWPGDATKKIGAYAFAGCTKLQVFSIPPLLEEMGRNALEGCTCLTVMIFGGNLKEVPYEVCKGCTGITEIVIFPGLFNNLKKIQDNAFQGCTSLSLVILAADLDYFGSSVFKGCTRLTNFSSQTYFPRKYVEDWSPFEKYHYEVVNLEIPAGTLELYRNTPEWGRFLSITEIEETAVSERSSFDATRILKHYSIDGNLLAQPQRGVNIQKMSDGTTRKVIKD, encoded by the coding sequence ATGAAAAGAATTCTTATATTATGGTTATTATTGCCAGTTGTAACCATAAAAGCTGATGTTCGAATTGGTAAATTTGAATGTGCTCTTCATGAATCCACCCGTACAGCAACCATTAAGGGTGCAACTAAAGATGTGGCACTAGGTGGTATATTAACCATCCCTGAATATGTTACATATGAAGAAAAGAATTACTTGGTTACTAGAATAGAAGACAACGCTTTTTACAGTTCAAAATTTGATCCAGCAATAGAATGGATAAACTTTCCACCTACCATAGAAGAGGTTGGAACAGCAGCATTTAGAGATAATAAAGAGTTATGGTCAATGTCATGGCCTGGCGATGCAACAAAAAAGATTGGAGCTTATGCATTCGCAGGATGTACAAAACTTCAGGTTTTTTCAATCCCCCCTCTTTTGGAAGAAATGGGGCGTAATGCTTTAGAAGGTTGTACCTGTTTAACAGTCATGATTTTTGGAGGAAATCTCAAGGAAGTTCCTTATGAGGTTTGCAAAGGGTGCACTGGTATAACAGAAATAGTGATATTCCCTGGCCTTTTTAATAACCTTAAGAAAATTCAAGATAATGCATTCCAAGGATGTACTTCCTTGAGTTTAGTTATTCTTGCCGCAGACTTAGATTATTTCGGTTCGTCTGTGTTTAAAGGTTGTACAAGACTAACCAATTTTAGCAGTCAAACATATTTTCCACGCAAATACGTTGAAGATTGGAGTCCTTTTGAAAAATACCACTATGAAGTGGTTAATTTGGAAATTCCGGCAGGAACTTTGGAATTATATAGAAATACTCCTGAATGGGGGAGATTCTTGAGTATTACTGAAATAGAAGAAACAGCAGTATCAGAAAGAAGTTCTTTTGATGCAACTCGTATATTAAAACATTATTCTATAGATGGTAATTTGCTAGCTCAACCTCAACGAGGTGTGAATATCCAGAAAATGAGTGATGGAACCACAAGAAAGGTGATTAAGGATTAA
- a CDS encoding DUF3332 domain-containing protein, whose protein sequence is MKKINLSVAAVLLAASFIYSSCIGSYALFNKYEKWQTHMTSNKYVNGIVGLLIEWLVAPICLFVDSLVLNTIEFWSGNNPLADNTQTVMGQDGRYYVVKTSRQGYEIKAPTGEVTYFLHDEATDSWSMKQNGVVKEIFRFNPDGTIQATMKNGEKINVTNDQAGLDMVRAEVMSTVNFFAAR, encoded by the coding sequence ATGAAAAAAATTAATCTCAGTGTAGCAGCCGTATTGCTCGCAGCTTCATTCATCTACAGTTCTTGTATCGGTTCTTATGCCCTGTTCAACAAGTATGAGAAGTGGCAGACCCACATGACCAGCAACAAGTATGTGAACGGTATCGTTGGTTTACTGATCGAGTGGCTCGTTGCTCCTATCTGCCTGTTTGTTGACAGTCTGGTGCTGAACACCATCGAATTCTGGAGCGGCAACAATCCTCTGGCCGACAACACCCAGACCGTGATGGGTCAGGACGGTCGCTACTATGTAGTGAAGACTTCACGTCAGGGCTATGAGATAAAGGCTCCTACCGGCGAGGTGACCTATTTCCTGCACGACGAGGCTACCGACTCTTGGTCAATGAAGCAGAACGGTGTGGTAAAGGAGATTTTCCGTTTCAATCCCGATGGAACCATCCAGGCTACCATGAAGAACGGTGAGAAGATCAATGTTACTAACGACCAGGCAGGACTTGACATGGTGCGTGCCGAAGTGATGAGCACTGTCAACTTCTTCGCAGCCCGTTAA
- a CDS encoding leucine-rich repeat domain-containing protein, with translation MKKQLLLFALMLLPLVVSAHEIEVKNTDGVTIYYNYINNSTELEVTYKGNYSSSSSYQGNVVIPEEVTYMDKTRKVTSIGNEAFYGCSGLTAVTIPNSVTSIGNSAFRDCSGLTAVTIPNSVTSIGTSAFSSCSSLTSVTIGNSVTSIGNHTFSGCYRLTSITIPNSVTSIGESAFNSCSSLTSITIPNSVTSIGDGAFSCCYGLTSITIPNSVTSIGEYAFSGCLDLTSVTIGNSVTSIGNGAFSDCSILKSVTIGNSVTSIGNNAFLGCSGLTSVTIPNSVTSIGSGAFEKCNNLSSVTIPNSVTSIGTYAFYRCSRLTSVTIPNSVTSIGDYTFYGCSSLTSVTIPNSVTSIGNAAFYDCSSLTSVTIPNSVTSIGDGAFYGCSSLQSVYSKIEDVFTIFKNTFADNTYSHAKLYVPIGKKVDYEDTPWWSNFVHIEEYDYGTDAPVDQPKCQTPTISSQGGALTVQGIDDGTQVSVYSVNGTQVGTAVVQNGQATVSTSLQSGSIAIVKIGQKSVKVLLR, from the coding sequence ATGAAGAAACAATTACTTTTATTTGCATTGATGCTACTTCCATTAGTAGTCAGTGCCCACGAAATCGAAGTAAAAAATACCGATGGTGTCACCATTTATTACAACTATATCAATAATAGTACAGAGTTGGAGGTAACGTACAAGGGTAACTATTCTTCTTCATCTTCATATCAAGGCAATGTCGTTATCCCAGAAGAAGTCACTTATATGGACAAAACACGTAAGGTGACGAGTATTGGAAATGAAGCGTTCTATGGCTGCTCCGGCCTTACCGCCGTCACTATTCCTAATAGCGTGACGAGCATTGGAAATTCTGCGTTCCGTGACTGCTCTGGCCTTACCGCCGTCACTATCCCCAATAGTGTGACGAGCATTGGAACCAGTGCGTTTTCTAGCTGCTCTAGCCTTACCTCCGTCACTATCGGTAATAGCGTGACGAGCATTGGAAATCACACGTTCTCTGGTTGCTATCGCCTTACCTCCATCACAATCCCCAATAGTGTAACGAGTATTGGGGAATCTGCGTTCAATAGTTGCTCCAGTCTTACCTCCATAACTATTCCTAATAGTGTGACGAGCATTGGAGATGGGGCGTTCTCTTGCTGTTACGGCCTTACCTCCATCACCATTCCTAATAGTGTGACGAGCATTGGAGAATATGCGTTTTCTGGCTGCTTAGACCTTACCTCCGTCACTATCGGTAATAGTGTGACGAGTATTGGAAATGGGGCGTTCTCTGACTGCTCTATCCTTAAATCCGTAACTATCGGTAATAGCGTGACGAGCATTGGAAATAACGCGTTCTTAGGCTGCTCCGGCCTTACCTCCGTCACTATACCTAATAGTGTGACGAGCATTGGAAGTGGTGCGTTTGAGAAATGTAATAACCTTAGCTCCGTCACTATCCCCAATAGTGTGACGAGTATTGGAACTTATGCGTTCTATAGGTGCTCTCGCCTTACCTCCGTAACTATACCTAATAGTGTGACGAGCATTGGAGATTATACGTTCTATGGTTGCTCCAGCCTTACCTCCGTAACTATACCTAATAGTGTGACGAGCATTGGAAATGCTGCGTTCTATGACTGCTCCAGCCTTACCTCCGTAACTATACCTAATAGTGTGACGAGCATTGGAGATGGGGCGTTCTATGGCTGCTCTAGCCTTCAATCTGTTTATAGCAAGATTGAGGACGTCTTTACTATTTTTAAGAATACGTTTGCCGACAATACTTATAGTCATGCAAAGTTGTATGTTCCTATAGGCAAGAAAGTTGATTATGAGGATACTCCATGGTGGAGTAACTTTGTTCACATTGAGGAGTATGATTACGGTACTGACGCTCCTGTAGATCAGCCAAAGTGCCAGACACCTACAATCAGTTCTCAGGGTGGAGCGTTGACCGTTCAAGGTATTGATGATGGCACGCAAGTTAGTGTCTATAGTGTTAATGGCACTCAAGTAGGTACTGCCGTTGTTCAGAACGGACAGGCAACAGTTAGCACCTCTCTTCAGTCTGGTTCCATCGCCATCGTAAAGATTGGCCAGAAAAGCGTGAAAGTACTACTGAGATAG